The following are encoded together in the Aminivibrio pyruvatiphilus genome:
- a CDS encoding Crp/Fnr family transcriptional regulator: MSEIASITEPRTFQKGEFIYREGDTGGKLYILHTGGVKISRLSSDGKEQVIRVIGPGEFIGELSLFSYLPFTDDAAALENSTMCFIDGGKLKLLMSKYISIAFKVMDELSKRLERAENLIKEISLNSVEERLARVLLDLSGEEREIILPMTKGDFASQLGMSQETLSRKLSSFQEEGLISLKGHKRIIIENREGLQKLL; this comes from the coding sequence ATGTCGGAGATAGCCTCCATTACCGAACCCCGCACCTTTCAAAAGGGAGAGTTCATTTACAGGGAGGGGGACACCGGCGGGAAACTCTATATTCTCCACACCGGCGGGGTGAAAATATCCAGGCTCAGTTCCGACGGCAAGGAACAGGTCATACGAGTCATAGGCCCGGGAGAATTCATCGGAGAGCTTTCACTGTTCAGTTACCTTCCGTTTACGGACGATGCGGCAGCCCTTGAAAACTCCACCATGTGCTTTATCGACGGCGGGAAGCTGAAGCTGCTGATGTCGAAATATATCTCCATCGCTTTCAAGGTTATGGACGAACTGAGCAAAAGGCTCGAACGGGCCGAAAACCTGATAAAGGAAATCAGCCTGAATTCCGTGGAAGAGAGGCTGGCGAGGGTTCTGCTCGATTTATCTGGTGAAGAGAGGGAAATCATTCTCCCCATGACAAAAGGAGACTTCGCCTCCCAACTGGGGATGAGCCAGGAAACCCTGAGCCGGAAACTGTCTTCCTTTCAGGAAGAAGGGCTCATTTCACTCAAGGGACATAAAAGGATAATCATTGAGAACAGGGAAGGATTGCAGAAACTTCTCTGA
- a CDS encoding glycosyltransferase family A protein, whose amino-acid sequence MPEATVVISLFNKGPYIGRALTSVLNQGLQDIEVLVVDDGSSDDGPEQAAAFRDPRVRLIRQSHGGVSTARNNGIRTACSPFVAFLDADDEWRPGHLATLLRLHTSFPGAGICATSYVFIMPDGTRRAPTFSGFPCPPWEGLLPDYFRAAAMGKPPVFTSAAGAPKKVLLEAGLFAEGVHLGEDLDLWGRIALESPVAFSHSGPSCYRKDAGNRLCVRIPRERELPFVATARARLCKGKVPDHLVPSLRAYCCKLVYLSCRHLLRAGRVDDAALLLHKSGFEGEENGHIRRIRTAVAGKGG is encoded by the coding sequence AGGGCCTGCAGGATATTGAAGTCCTGGTCGTGGATGACGGTTCCTCGGATGACGGCCCCGAACAGGCGGCGGCCTTTCGGGACCCGCGCGTCCGCCTGATCCGCCAGTCCCACGGCGGCGTTTCCACCGCACGGAATAACGGAATCCGGACCGCCTGCTCTCCCTTTGTCGCTTTTCTCGATGCAGATGACGAATGGCGTCCCGGTCACCTGGCAACCCTGCTTCGCCTCCATACATCCTTCCCGGGCGCAGGAATCTGCGCCACTTCCTACGTGTTCATCATGCCTGACGGGACCAGGAGGGCGCCCACATTCTCGGGCTTTCCCTGTCCGCCCTGGGAAGGGCTCCTGCCTGACTACTTCCGGGCGGCGGCCATGGGGAAGCCGCCGGTCTTTACTTCCGCTGCAGGAGCTCCAAAAAAAGTGCTGCTCGAGGCAGGGCTCTTTGCCGAGGGCGTCCACCTTGGAGAGGATCTTGACCTCTGGGGACGGATAGCCCTGGAGTCCCCGGTGGCGTTCAGCCATTCCGGGCCTTCCTGCTACAGAAAAGACGCCGGAAACCGCCTGTGCGTGCGCATTCCCCGGGAGCGGGAGCTGCCCTTTGTTGCCACTGCCAGAGCGCGGCTTTGCAAAGGAAAAGTTCCGGATCATCTGGTTCCTTCGCTCCGGGCCTACTGCTGCAAGCTGGTTTACCTTTCCTGCAGGCATCTGCTGCGTGCGGGACGAGTGGACGATGCGGCCCTTCTGCTTCACAAATCGGGTTTTGAAGGGGAAGAAAACGGCCACATCAGGAGAATACGGACCGCCGTTGCCGGAAAGGGGGGCTGA
- a CDS encoding glycosyltransferase family 4 protein, translating into MSDVMPYPSMRFSDLTDRQLSSYRDVFKTAVLKAAARFRPDIIHSNHLWLVTSLARRILPGIPMVATCHGTDLRQMHTCPRFRQEVVSGCSGLDGVFALFSRQAEEIRQVYGIPAGRIHVTGAGFRSGLFVPGEKKTDIPTIVYGGKLSRAKGVPWMLRAFASVTDLPWTLFLAGGGTGPERTECIDLAGRLGNRAVIAGSLRQEDFAAALSGANMFILPSLYEGLPLVLPEALASGCLCLATDLPGVRDILKMAGTDWLRLIPCPPLEGADTIAPGYESKFVGDIAAKLREALTDIFHRPPSAESYRELAERLKNSTWQAVFQRMEKVYFTLAASESR; encoded by the coding sequence ATGAGCGACGTTATGCCCTATCCGTCCATGAGGTTCTCCGACCTGACGGACCGGCAGCTCTCTTCCTACAGAGATGTCTTCAAAACGGCGGTCCTGAAGGCCGCGGCCCGGTTCCGGCCTGACATTATCCACTCGAACCACCTCTGGCTGGTCACATCACTCGCCCGCCGCATCCTTCCGGGCATCCCCATGGTCGCCACATGTCACGGCACCGATCTTCGGCAAATGCACACATGCCCCAGGTTCAGGCAGGAGGTTGTCTCCGGATGCTCCGGCCTGGACGGAGTATTTGCGCTCTTTTCAAGACAAGCGGAGGAGATACGGCAGGTCTACGGCATTCCTGCCGGACGGATCCACGTCACAGGCGCCGGATTCCGGAGCGGACTGTTTGTTCCGGGAGAGAAAAAGACGGATATCCCGACAATCGTTTACGGAGGAAAACTGAGCCGCGCCAAGGGGGTACCCTGGATGCTCCGGGCATTCGCTTCCGTCACCGACCTGCCGTGGACGCTGTTTCTTGCCGGAGGGGGAACAGGCCCCGAACGGACAGAATGCATCGACCTCGCCGGGAGGCTCGGAAACCGCGCAGTCATTGCGGGATCTTTGAGACAGGAAGATTTCGCGGCCGCCCTGTCCGGGGCGAACATGTTCATCCTTCCCTCCCTTTACGAGGGGCTGCCCCTGGTACTTCCCGAGGCTCTTGCCTCCGGCTGTCTCTGCCTTGCCACCGACCTGCCGGGTGTGAGGGACATCCTTAAAATGGCGGGAACGGACTGGCTCCGGCTGATTCCCTGCCCTCCCCTTGAAGGTGCTGATACCATCGCGCCGGGGTACGAATCGAAATTCGTCGGCGACATTGCCGCAAAACTGAGGGAGGCATTGACGGACATCTTCCACAGGCCGCCTTCAGCGGAATCGTACAGAGAACTGGCTGAACGGCTGAAAAACAGCACGTGGCAGGCAGTGTTTCAGAGGATGGAGAAGGTGTACTTCACGCTGGCAGCTTCTGAATCCCGGTGA